In Embleya scabrispora, the DNA window CTCGAACCACCCGGTTCGGGACGCATCCACCTCCCGGCCGAGCCCCACGGCGACACGTGGATCGATAGAGCGACGGCCGCCGCAGAAGCGGCCCTTCCCGGCGCCGTGATCACCCCGGCAGCCGCCCACGACCACCCGTGACCCACCCCGGAGTACCCATGCCCCAGCCACGACCGACCGTCGGCCGCATCGTCCACTACGTCGGCCACGGCAGCCCGGTCCGCGACGACGGCACCCAGGCATACCCCGCCGAGTGCCGAGCGGCCATCGTCACGGAGGTGCCCCACGACGGCTTCGGCACCGAGTCCGTCGGCCTGTGCATTCTCAATCCGGGCGGCGTCTTCTTCGGCGAGCTGATCATCCACGACGAGAACGACCACGCCGGCGGAACCTGGCACTGGCCCGAGCGGGAGGCCGCGTGAGCGTCGCCGTCGTCCTGCCCTGGCGCGACACCGGCCCCGAACGCGCCCGCGCCCACGACCTGGTCACCGCCCACTGGGAGCGCATCCTCCCCGGCGCCCGGCTGGTCGACATCGACACCACCCACGAACCGTTCTGCCTCGCCGCGTGCCGCAACGCCGGTGTCGCCTGGGCCGAACGGCACCACGTCGACGTCGTCGTCCTCGCCGACGCCGACACCCTCGCCGAAGCCGAACCCGTCGGCGCGGCCGTCCACGCCGCGGCCCGCTCCCACGTGGTCCAACTGCCCTACACCGAGTACCGCTCCCTGCGGGGCGACGGCACCGCCCAATACCTCGCCGGCGTCCCCCTGCCCGACTGCAACGCGTTCGTCGTCCCCGGCGCCTGCTCCGGCGTGTACATCACCACCCCCGCCACCTGGTGGGCCCACGGCGGCCAGGACGAACGCTTCCGCGGCTGGGGCTTCGAGGACGCCGCCTGGCACACCGCACACACCACCCTCCTCGGCGCCGACCCCGCCCGCCACCCCGGCCGCGTCTACTCCCTGACCCACCCCAGCGCCGTCAAGGAAGGCGAGCAGTACACGGCCAACGCCGCACTCTGCCACCGCTACCACCGCGCGGCCGCCGACCCCGACGCCATGCGCGCCCTCATCGCCGAAGCCCACACCCCGGAGCACGCGTGAACACCGGCACACCCGTCACCTACACCTGGACCGTCACCTATCTCGGCGACACCGCGGCCGCGCCCTACACCGCCACCGTCGAGGCCGTCGAAGCCGTCGACGGCGCGGCCAACGGGTGGGTCCGCTTCCGCGACGCCTCCGACGACTACGTCCTGATGGTGCGCACCTGCGAGATCCGCAGCATCCGCCGCGGCGCACCCGTTACCACCCCGGTTGCCCCCGGCGGCGCCGCACCCGGCGAGGGCTGACTCGGCGCCCCTGTACGACCCGCACGGCGTCCCGGCGGCTCCGGGCGGCACTCAGGAGTCGGCGGCGGCCCGGCGAGCCTCCTCCGCCCGGCGCACGGCCTTTGCGACGGCCGTGCCCGTCGTCCCCAACTCCCGGCCCATGGCGGCCTGGTTGCCGCCGAACTCGGTCCGCAACCCCTCCGCGATCGCCAGGGCCCGGCGCAGCGCCGACGCCTCGGCCAGCCGCCTCAGCCGGTCCTGTTCCGCGTCCTCGGCGGCCACCCGCTCACGCCACGTCCTGCGCCTGCCCATCCTGGTCCTCCATGCCTCCGGCCGGTCGGCCGGGTCGTCCCGTCGCTCCGCTCCGTACCGGCAGGGCGGGCGAACCACCGGCGGGCCACAGGGCCCGCCGGCCCGGCGGTCAGGCTGCCAGTACCTCGAACACGTCGTTCGGGCCGCACTGCTGGCTCATCTCGGTGCCCCAGGCGTCCACCACCGTCAGCCGCACCCAGGTGCCGCGGTTGACCGCTCCGGCGACCCGCAGCGGGCTCGTGCCGCCCATGCCGTCGTCCTCCAGCATCCGCATCCCCACCCGCAGGTCCCGGCCCAGGACCGACACCATCGCCGGCGCCGGCGCGGCTACCGGGGCGGCCGGAGCGGCGGGCTTCGCGGTGCGGCGGGCGCAGGTCTTGCAGGTCTTGCGGCCGTGGCCCGCCTCCAGCGTGGCGTTCACCCGGCGCCCGCAGGTGGTGCGGCCCTGGCCGCGGACCTCGTGGGCGACGACGCCGCGGCCGACGGTGACCTGCGCGGTGGCGGTGGCGGTGGTGGTCATCTCGGGCTCCTCGGTTCGCTGTTCCCCTGCCGGTGACACGAAGGTAAACCCCGGGGTTGAGGTATGTCAACCCCGGGGTTCAGATCGATGGGAGTCGGCCAATGCCCCACCCCCGACCAGCCCCCGACATCGGCGCCGCGGCCCGCCGGCTCGCCGCAGCCCAGGCAGCCCAACGCCACGCCCAAGCCGCCCTCCTCCACGCCCGAGCCGAAGCACGCCGCCGACTCGCCGACCTCCCCCGGCCCCGTAGATGGCCGGCACCCCCGGAGCCTGGGTCGGCAGCAACCGCCGCAACCGCCTCCCCACCGACTGGGCCGCCCGCTGCGCCGCCGTCTACGCCCGCGACGGCCACACCTGCCACGTCTGCGGCCGGGACGGCGCCGACCAGATCGACCACATCCGACCCGGCGACGACCACAGCCTCACCAACCTCGCCCCCATCCACGACGACCCCTGCCACCGCGCCAAGTCCAGCCGCGAAGGCATCCGCGCCGCCGCCGCCCGCCGCGCATTGGGACGCCATCCCGAGGAACCCCACCCCGGCATCCGGAGCTGACATGCCCCGCTACGTCGTCAACGCCGCCAGCACCGAGGCTAGCGTCATCGTCGAAAGCCCCGACCTCCACCTCGGCATCACCGACGGCTGGGCCACCTTCACCGACGACCGCGGCATCCTCCTGACCGTGCCCCGCGAACACCTCCACTCCATCCAACGCATCGACCAGGACCACCCCGCCACCAACCCCGACGGGCCGCCGAAACAAGAGCCGGCCACACCGCAAGCCGACCCCGCCCCGACCCCGCCCCGCCCGTAGGCCACCCGCCGCCACACCCGCATCCGCACGCCAGGAGGCGACCACCCATGGCGACCAACACCAGGACCCACACCGGCAGGCGCGGCACCGGCAACCCGGCGCCCCTGCGCACCTACTGGTCCACCGGACGCGGCGGAACCACCAAGATCAGGTGGAACACACCCGGAGATCACACCCGGTGCACCAGGCAGCTCCGCACCTACCTCGGCCCCAGGGCCGCGGCCTACTGCGCACGCCTGCACCGGGACATGACCGGAGTCTGGCCCGGCGACCGCCGCAACATCGGCCGCATGCCCACGCGCCGCCGATGACCCGGTCGCGGGGCGCCGGCGGATGGATGGCACCCGACACCCTCCACGTCACCCCGGCCCGGGAGACGACCGACCACCCGCTCCGCCCCGACTGCTCCTGCGGGCCCAGGGTCCAAGGTGTCCGGCGGGCCGACGGGACCAACGGTTGGGTGGTCGTCCACCGCGCCCAGGGCGACGGCGAGCCTGCCGGCAGCCGACCCGGCGACCACCCGAGCCCGCCGGGCGGGCATCACACACACCGGTCGGTTGGGCCGACCGCCGAGCCCGACCAACCGTGCTGTCGGGCAAGGTGTCCAATCGGTCGGATGATCGTCCGATCGATCAACCAACCGAACGGGTCGATCGGCGAACCATCGAGCCGGTTGCTCGACCTCCAGGTGCAACCGACCGGTCGGATATGCCAACTCTGTTGGCCTCACGCATGCCAACTCTGTTGGCATGACAGCGCCACCCGAGGCGGCCAACACTGTTGGCCTACCGAGGTGGGGGGTTGCCCCCTGGACCAAGATCCGCTCATCGGGGCGTGTACGCGCTCGGGCCGGCTACGGGTCTGGGGCATCCGCGCGGGGCTCCGACCTGCGATGGAATCGAAGTGGTCTAGACCACACTTCGGGAGCCGATGAGGCAATGATCTTCATAGATCCAGGTCAGCGAGCCATAGCCTACACAGATCACGTGCTACAGTATTGGCATGAGTCTTGCCTCGACAGCCTGCGTTCAGTGCGGTGGTCCGCTGCCGACGATGCACCGGGCCGATAGGAAGCACTGCTCCCGTTCCTGCGAGGCGCGCGCCTACCGGGCCCGCAAGCAGGCCAAGGCAGCTGCCGAAAGGGCAGCGGGAGTACGCCACGTACCCGCGGTCCTGCGCGAGCGGGCACGCTGGGTCAGGCACGTGGCGAAGCGACCGATGCGCACCGACGGCCGATGGGCCTCGACAACCGACCCTTCGACCTGGTCGGACTTCGACACCGCATACCGCTCGACCGTGGGCGAGGGCATCGGCTACGTCCTTGCGACCGGTGACGACGTCTTGGTCGTCG includes these proteins:
- a CDS encoding HNH endonuclease, which gives rise to MAGTPGAWVGSNRRNRLPTDWAARCAAVYARDGHTCHVCGRDGADQIDHIRPGDDHSLTNLAPIHDDPCHRAKSSREGIRAAAARRALGRHPEEPHPGIRS
- a CDS encoding bifunctional DNA primase/polymerase, whose protein sequence is MSLASTACVQCGGPLPTMHRADRKHCSRSCEARAYRARKQAKAAAERAAGVRHVPAVLRERARWVRHVAKRPMRTDGRWASTTDPSTWSDFDTAYRSTVGEGIGYVLATGDDVLVVDLDDALEQGELLPWAQRIVDALPATYMDRGRSGNGLHLWFRGKVPAGRRIRRRGVAIEWYSDRRYIIVGDRVPDAPLQLADLPNAAAILTALL